The following coding sequences lie in one beta proteobacterium CB genomic window:
- a CDS encoding Peptidase S45 penicillin amidase, producing MKIANLSPGLKTLFKAIFWLGSGVLVFIVAAGVFYLVSAQTNPSGKRIIKSLGDSVTITFDESDIPHIQAKSSTDALFALGYLHASERSWQMEINRRLSSGRLSEILGKETLAIDRFIRTLGIKHAAEKQFDRYPIASKRLLQAYADGVNAGNAHLGWALPVEYFLTGSKPGHWSPSDSVAWMLMMALDLGGNWHKELQRLELSQFLTTKQVWEVMPAYTPGEPVSNVDFAKMYRDINVFNPNPLARDQKSKKLPATELAINEIPGGKDGVGSNNWALNGKLTTSGKPLLANDPHLGLSAPAIWYMAHLEAPGLNVIGATLPGIPAVVLGRTDKFAWSFTNTGPDVQDLYIEQLDPKNPGAYRGPEGSLSFKVRQEIIDIKGEPPLRFLVKETRHGPVISESYARAKRAIDTDRFALALRWTALDLENQSVAGLLDMNHAKDLDAFKQALRKNYAPMQNVVMADVDGNISLQTAGVAPKRTLHQGLYGVAPALGWEKQYDWAGNVPFDQLPSSNNPDANWIATANQRILASNDPNPLTGDWDLPTRHDRIVELIKSKSVHDLASMKSMQADTLSLGATPLLELFKSAQSKHPLAQQAIELSKNFDGDMKTDSTGALIFNAWADQLSRKLFSRLGYLFAENYGARNFRHPLILQLQNPNSPWCDDPQTQQTESCADASNAAFDKALEQLSGQFGNNPKNWMWGNAHLAVSEHRPFSKVPLLGSFFNLTQAFPGDSFSINVGRLELLRADNPFETKQAPSLRTLFDLSDLEQSLFIYQSGQSGWVQNKLYRNMSGLWARNEYLPLQMKPAKVSRQLDLNIKEK from the coding sequence ATGAAAATAGCTAATTTAAGCCCTGGTCTTAAAACCCTATTTAAAGCGATCTTTTGGCTTGGTTCTGGGGTGTTGGTATTCATCGTCGCAGCTGGAGTCTTTTACTTGGTTTCAGCTCAAACCAACCCTTCCGGCAAGCGGATCATTAAATCTCTCGGAGATTCGGTTACCATCACCTTTGATGAAAGTGATATCCCCCATATTCAGGCAAAAAGCTCTACAGACGCACTCTTTGCTCTGGGCTATTTGCATGCGAGCGAGCGTTCTTGGCAAATGGAAATTAATCGTCGACTATCTAGTGGGCGACTCTCAGAAATCCTCGGCAAAGAAACTCTCGCAATCGATCGCTTCATTCGCACGCTAGGCATTAAACATGCTGCTGAAAAACAATTTGATCGCTACCCTATAGCCAGCAAGCGATTGCTGCAAGCCTATGCAGATGGTGTCAATGCTGGCAATGCTCACTTGGGCTGGGCGCTACCAGTTGAATACTTTTTAACTGGCTCCAAGCCGGGCCATTGGTCGCCCTCCGATAGCGTGGCATGGATGTTGATGATGGCACTCGATCTTGGCGGTAACTGGCATAAAGAATTGCAACGCCTGGAGCTCTCGCAGTTCTTAACGACCAAGCAAGTATGGGAAGTGATGCCGGCATATACGCCAGGCGAGCCAGTGAGTAATGTTGACTTTGCCAAGATGTATCGGGACATCAATGTCTTTAACCCCAACCCCCTCGCACGAGATCAAAAGTCGAAGAAGTTACCAGCAACGGAATTGGCTATCAATGAAATTCCGGGAGGAAAAGATGGTGTCGGCTCCAACAATTGGGCGCTCAACGGGAAGCTAACTACCTCAGGTAAGCCTTTGCTGGCCAATGATCCACACCTAGGGCTGTCAGCGCCAGCGATTTGGTATATGGCTCATTTGGAGGCTCCTGGGCTCAATGTCATAGGCGCCACCTTACCTGGTATTCCAGCGGTAGTACTAGGTCGCACCGATAAATTTGCCTGGAGCTTCACAAACACAGGCCCCGATGTTCAGGATTTATATATTGAGCAGTTGGACCCCAAAAATCCTGGCGCGTATCGAGGTCCAGAGGGTTCACTATCTTTTAAAGTTCGCCAAGAAATCATCGATATCAAAGGCGAACCACCGCTTCGTTTTTTGGTCAAAGAGACTCGACATGGGCCGGTGATCTCTGAATCTTATGCACGAGCAAAACGTGCTATTGATACTGATCGCTTTGCCCTAGCTTTACGCTGGACTGCGCTGGATCTTGAAAATCAGTCTGTTGCTGGTTTACTGGATATGAATCACGCCAAAGATTTGGATGCATTTAAGCAAGCCTTACGCAAAAACTACGCCCCAATGCAAAACGTCGTGATGGCAGATGTAGATGGAAATATTTCACTTCAGACGGCTGGTGTTGCGCCCAAGCGTACCTTGCACCAAGGCTTATACGGCGTAGCACCGGCCTTAGGCTGGGAGAAACAATATGACTGGGCTGGGAACGTCCCATTTGACCAGTTGCCAAGTAGCAATAACCCAGATGCAAACTGGATCGCGACAGCAAACCAAAGAATATTAGCTAGCAATGATCCAAACCCGCTTACTGGCGATTGGGATCTACCAACACGCCACGACAGAATTGTGGAACTGATAAAAAGTAAGTCAGTACACGATCTCGCTTCCATGAAATCCATGCAAGCAGACACTCTATCTTTGGGCGCCACACCATTATTGGAATTATTTAAATCTGCCCAATCAAAACACCCTTTGGCACAACAAGCTATTGAACTCAGCAAAAACTTTGATGGCGATATGAAGACTGATAGCACTGGTGCACTGATATTTAATGCCTGGGCCGATCAACTCTCACGCAAACTCTTTTCACGTCTAGGATATTTATTTGCCGAAAATTATGGGGCGCGTAACTTTAGACATCCCTTGATCTTGCAATTGCAAAATCCCAATAGCCCGTGGTGCGATGATCCACAAACTCAACAGACCGAGAGCTGTGCAGATGCTTCAAATGCCGCGTTTGATAAAGCCTTAGAACAGTTGAGCGGGCAATTTGGCAACAATCCTAAAAACTGGATGTGGGGCAATGCACATCTGGCAGTCTCGGAGCACCGCCCATTTAGCAAGGTTCCCCTCCTTGGCAGCTTCTTTAATTTGACGCAAGCTTTTCCGGGAGACAGCTTTAGCATCAACGTAGGGCGCCTTGAACTTCTAAGGGCCGACAATCCGTTTGAAACCAAGCAGGCTCCTAGTCTACGCACCCTCTTCGATCT
- a CDS encoding Biopolymer transport protein ExbD/TolR produces the protein MSFNLQNDQEESGIMAEINMTPMVDVMLVLLIIFIITLPVIQQAVKVELPKANSVRNEVKPESVQLSINAQGQIFWNSTPIDLKTFDGYAEKAAQKEPQPEINLRADKSVKYEYVAQVLAASRRAGLTKLGFVTEPN, from the coding sequence ATGTCTTTTAATCTTCAGAACGATCAAGAAGAAAGCGGCATCATGGCCGAAATCAACATGACTCCGATGGTGGATGTCATGTTGGTGCTCTTAATTATTTTCATCATTACCTTGCCAGTGATTCAACAAGCGGTAAAAGTTGAACTGCCAAAAGCCAATAGCGTACGAAATGAAGTTAAACCCGAGTCAGTGCAGCTCTCTATTAATGCTCAGGGTCAAATATTTTGGAATAGCACGCCAATTGATTTAAAAACTTTTGATGGCTATGCCGAGAAAGCAGCTCAGAAAGAGCCACAACCAGAAATCAATTTGCGTGCAGATAAGTCCGTGAAATATGAATACGTTGCCCAGGTGCTAGCTGCATCGCGCCGTGCCGGTTTAACCAAATTAGGATTTGTGACCGAGCCTAACTAA
- a CDS encoding MotA/TolQ/ExbB proton channel: MNTPFGLANLWLEGDAITRFVALALLICSIVTWVILLSRFWDLRNLRKLKPELDQFWRATSYDQGLNAFTSHASNPYYQIAKAASGASTHHQSQSTNHRELLQTLNYSEWMARSLKNSIDGVAAQLQKGLTFLGSTGATAPFIGLFGTVWGIYHALIAISSSGSAQIDQVAGPIGEALIMTALGLAVAIPAVLGFNAINRANKLLVADLNRFGNDLLAYFVTGARVKSGE; encoded by the coding sequence ATGAATACACCATTTGGCTTAGCAAATTTATGGCTTGAGGGCGATGCAATTACGCGCTTTGTTGCACTAGCACTTCTCATCTGCTCGATTGTGACTTGGGTGATTTTGCTCTCTCGCTTTTGGGATTTGCGTAATTTGCGCAAACTCAAACCTGAGCTCGATCAGTTTTGGCGCGCCACGTCGTACGACCAAGGTTTAAATGCATTTACTAGTCATGCAAGCAACCCTTACTATCAGATTGCCAAAGCAGCAAGCGGCGCCTCTACTCACCACCAAAGTCAATCGACCAATCATCGTGAACTTTTGCAAACCCTGAACTACTCCGAGTGGATGGCAAGAAGCCTCAAGAATAGTATTGATGGTGTTGCTGCACAGCTCCAAAAAGGCCTCACCTTCTTGGGTTCAACCGGCGCAACTGCACCGTTCATTGGCTTGTTTGGAACTGTATGGGGCATCTACCATGCCTTGATCGCCATCAGCAGCTCAGGTAGCGCACAGATTGATCAAGTTGCCGGCCCAATTGGCGAAGCACTCATCATGACTGCTTTAGGTTTGGCTGTGGCAATTCCAGCGGTGCTAGGCTTTAATGCGATTAACCGCGCAAATAAATTATTGGTGGCCGATCTTAATCGCTTTGGCAATGATCTCCTCGCTTACTTTGTAACCGGCGCCCGCGTGAAGTCCGGAGAATAA
- a CDS encoding TonB family protein, with product MNTFLSQLNSRLPFDKTERIIIGIVVALHLLFLIGFQSSMKPDNDNQLDDARVMANLVSPEAAKQPQATPAAPPPKLKQEQKKKTVDEKSTQTPTPQTQQQAATPPTPQQSKSESQAPNATVAPATTSGSSGTPIQTDIGKLVVVYQPDADAYYPSFSKRSGEQGEVVVRLIIDESGSVEDVALLRSSSFPRLDRAATEIGRRYRFKPFLVNGSPQRISTNLLIKFNLKN from the coding sequence ATGAACACCTTTTTAAGTCAACTGAACTCGCGCCTGCCTTTCGACAAAACCGAACGCATCATCATTGGCATTGTGGTTGCCTTGCATCTACTGTTTTTAATTGGCTTTCAAAGTAGCATGAAGCCTGACAACGATAACCAGCTCGATGACGCGCGAGTCATGGCCAACCTGGTAAGTCCAGAGGCCGCCAAGCAACCCCAAGCCACTCCAGCTGCGCCCCCGCCAAAGCTCAAGCAAGAACAAAAAAAGAAAACAGTGGATGAAAAATCCACCCAGACCCCAACACCACAAACACAACAACAGGCTGCAACCCCACCAACGCCTCAGCAGTCTAAAAGTGAATCGCAAGCCCCAAATGCCACGGTTGCACCCGCTACTACCTCTGGATCTAGCGGCACACCGATTCAGACTGATATTGGTAAACTGGTTGTCGTATATCAGCCTGATGCTGACGCTTACTACCCTTCTTTCTCAAAAAGATCTGGAGAGCAAGGTGAGGTGGTTGTGAGATTGATTATTGATGAATCTGGCAGTGTTGAGGATGTAGCCTTGTTACGCTCCAGCTCCTTCCCAAGGTTGGATCGAGCAGCAACAGAGATTGGTCGTCGTTATCGCTTTAAGCCATTTTTAGTAAATGGTTCGCCCCAAAGAATTTCTACCAACCTTTTAATTAAATTCAATTTAAAGAATTAA
- a CDS encoding Glutamate racemase, which produces MALIGVFDSGVGGLSILDEALRQLPEHDYIYLADSINAPYGEKSSEWIASRSMELCQYLAAQGCDAIMVACNTATAEAIADIRDELCNIPIIGVEPGIKPAAMQSTNGIVGVLATEATLKSDKFSALLATLPNCQFVKQAGAGLVPLIEAGQANGEETLELLAEHLEPIQDAGADTLVLGCTHYPFLRKAIRKLLGDSINLIDTSDAVVRQLKRKLEAQGKQLDDGEHGSIKFISSKDAETLHQMAQELMQSDLDEHRIESQLVSTFR; this is translated from the coding sequence TTGGCACTCATCGGGGTTTTTGATTCTGGCGTTGGAGGCTTATCCATTTTGGATGAGGCTCTGCGCCAGCTTCCCGAGCATGACTATATTTATTTAGCAGACTCCATCAATGCGCCTTATGGAGAAAAATCCAGCGAATGGATTGCTTCACGCAGTATGGAGTTATGCCAATATTTAGCAGCACAGGGGTGCGATGCAATTATGGTTGCGTGTAACACTGCTACCGCTGAAGCGATTGCTGATATTCGCGATGAACTGTGTAATATTCCGATCATCGGGGTAGAACCCGGCATCAAGCCTGCAGCAATGCAATCGACCAATGGCATTGTTGGCGTTCTTGCAACCGAGGCCACACTCAAGAGCGATAAATTTAGCGCCTTACTAGCCACCCTGCCCAATTGTCAGTTTGTTAAACAAGCTGGTGCTGGTTTAGTGCCACTAATTGAAGCGGGCCAAGCTAATGGCGAAGAAACTTTAGAACTGCTTGCAGAGCATCTAGAGCCCATTCAGGATGCTGGTGCAGATACCCTGGTATTGGGATGTACGCACTACCCATTCTTGCGCAAAGCGATTCGCAAATTGCTCGGGGATTCAATTAACCTCATTGATACCAGTGATGCAGTAGTGCGCCAACTCAAAAGAAAGTTGGAAGCGCAAGGCAAGCAATTAGATGATGGTGAACATGGCTCCATTAAATTCATCAGCAGTAAGGATGCAGAAACCTTGCATCAAATGGCGCAAGAACTGATGCAATCCGATTTGGATGAACACCGTATTGAGTCGCAATTGGTGAGCACTTTTAGATGA
- a CDS encoding tartrate/fumarate subfamily Fe-S type hydro-lyase alpha subunit gives MTNIKQNDLIQSVADAFQFISYYHPKDFISAMGKAYELEQGAAAKDAIAQILTNSRMCAEGHRPMCQDTGIAVVFLKIGMNVQWGDATMSVTEMVNEGVRRAYMNPENPLRASVLADPAGKRKNTGDNTPAVVHYEIVPGDDVEVICAAKGGGSENKAKMVMLNPSDSIVDWVLKTVPTMGAGWCPPGILGIGIGGTPEKAMLMAKESLMGPVDIQELIVRGAKTRAEELRLELYEKVNQLGIGAQGLGGLATVLDIKIMEYPTHAASLPVAMIPNCAATRHVHFHLHGDGPAILEKPSLSDWPDVTWTPDTKKSKRVNLDTLTAEEVAGWKEGETLLLNGKILTGRDAAHKRIQDMLAKGEELPVSFKNRVIYYVGPVDPVGGEAVGPAGPTTSTRMDKFTEMMLAQTGLISMIGKAERGPTAIEAIKKHKSAYLMAVGGAAYLVSKAIQTAKVVGFADLGMEAIYEFDVKDMPVTVAVSSAGISMHETGPKEWQAKIGGIPVKIA, from the coding sequence ATGACCAATATCAAACAAAACGACCTCATTCAAAGCGTTGCAGACGCATTCCAGTTCATCTCTTATTACCACCCAAAAGACTTCATCTCCGCCATGGGCAAGGCTTATGAGCTGGAGCAAGGTGCCGCCGCCAAGGATGCGATTGCGCAGATTTTGACCAACAGCCGCATGTGCGCAGAGGGTCACCGCCCGATGTGTCAGGACACCGGTATTGCGGTCGTTTTTCTCAAGATTGGTATGAACGTGCAGTGGGGCGATGCCACCATGAGCGTGACCGAGATGGTGAACGAGGGAGTTCGTCGGGCTTATATGAACCCAGAGAACCCATTACGCGCCTCCGTATTAGCCGATCCAGCAGGTAAACGCAAAAACACTGGCGACAACACCCCCGCCGTCGTTCATTACGAAATTGTCCCCGGTGATGATGTCGAGGTTATTTGCGCAGCTAAGGGTGGTGGCTCTGAAAACAAAGCCAAGATGGTCATGCTCAATCCCTCTGACTCGATCGTAGACTGGGTACTCAAAACCGTCCCAACGATGGGTGCTGGCTGGTGCCCTCCTGGCATTCTAGGTATCGGTATTGGTGGAACTCCAGAAAAAGCCATGTTGATGGCTAAAGAATCATTGATGGGTCCAGTAGACATTCAAGAGTTGATCGTACGAGGTGCGAAGACTCGCGCTGAAGAGTTACGCTTAGAGCTGTACGAGAAGGTCAATCAGCTTGGTATTGGCGCACAAGGCCTTGGTGGTTTGGCTACAGTTCTCGATATCAAGATCATGGAATACCCAACGCACGCTGCTTCATTGCCAGTGGCGATGATTCCGAACTGCGCTGCCACCCGTCACGTACATTTTCACTTGCATGGCGATGGCCCAGCGATATTAGAAAAGCCTTCATTATCGGATTGGCCGGATGTGACTTGGACTCCAGATACCAAGAAATCAAAACGTGTGAACCTAGATACTCTGACTGCCGAAGAAGTAGCTGGCTGGAAAGAAGGCGAAACACTGCTACTCAACGGCAAAATTTTGACCGGTCGTGATGCAGCACATAAACGCATTCAAGACATGCTTGCCAAAGGCGAAGAATTGCCAGTGAGCTTTAAAAACCGCGTCATCTATTACGTTGGCCCAGTTGATCCAGTAGGCGGCGAAGCAGTTGGTCCAGCAGGCCCAACCACCTCAACTCGCATGGATAAGTTCACTGAGATGATGCTGGCTCAAACCGGCTTGATCTCGATGATTGGCAAAGCAGAACGTGGTCCTACTGCAATCGAGGCCATCAAGAAACATAAATCTGCCTACTTGATGGCTGTTGGTGGCGCTGCTTACTTAGTTTCTAAGGCCATTCAGACTGCGAAGGTAGTTGGCTTTGCTGATCTGGGCATGGAAGCCATTTATGAATTCGATGTCAAAGACATGCCAGTAACAGTAGCGGTTAGCTCCGCTGGCATCTCGATGCATGAGACAGGTCCTAAAGAATGGCAAGCGAAGATTGGCGGCATTCCAGTCAAGATTGCTTAA
- a CDS encoding acetate--CoA ligase — MQENRVFNPPADFVKSAAIPGMEAYNKLCAEANSDYDGFWGRLAKENIFWKKPFTKVLDESKAPFYKWFEDGTTNASYNCLDRQVENGLGSKTAIIFEADDGTVTKVTYQEMLERVCKMANALRKMGIKSGDRVIIYMAMTIEGIVAMQACARIGAIHSVVFGGFSAQALRDRIVDVGAVAVITADGQFRGGKSLPLKAICDEALSTGECGNVKHVIVSKRTGTDVAMTAGRDVWMQEIVANEATTCEPEWVSAEHPLFILYTSGSTGKPKGVQHSTGGYLLWAILTMKWTFDIKPNDVFWCTADIGWVTGHSYITYGPLAVGATEIVFEGVPTYPNAGRFWDMIQKHKATIFYTAPTAIRSLIKASSNDPAVHPKSYDLSSLRLLGSVGEPINPEAWMWYYENVGGSRCPIADTFWQTETGGHMISPLPGATPMIPGSCTLPLPGIQAAIVDEAGADVPNGQGGILVVKRPWPSMIRTIWNDPDRFVKSYFPEELGGTLYLAGDGAIRNKETGYFTITGRIDDVLNVSGHRMGTMEIESCLVANPLVAEAAVVGRPDDMTGEAICVFVVLKGGRPTGDEAKKIATELRNWVGKEIGPIAKPKDVRFGDNLPKTRSGKIMRRLLRVIAKGEEVTQDTSTLENPAILEQLKESV, encoded by the coding sequence ATGCAAGAAAACCGCGTATTTAACCCACCTGCAGACTTCGTTAAATCTGCCGCCATTCCTGGAATGGAGGCTTACAACAAGCTTTGTGCTGAAGCGAATAGTGATTATGACGGTTTCTGGGGTCGTCTTGCAAAAGAAAATATCTTCTGGAAAAAGCCTTTCACCAAAGTCCTCGATGAATCTAAAGCCCCTTTTTATAAGTGGTTTGAAGATGGCACAACCAATGCTTCCTACAACTGCTTAGATCGCCAAGTTGAAAACGGCCTGGGTAGCAAAACTGCAATTATTTTTGAGGCTGATGACGGTACCGTTACTAAAGTAACTTACCAAGAAATGCTTGAGCGCGTTTGCAAGATGGCCAATGCGTTGCGCAAAATGGGCATCAAATCTGGCGACCGCGTCATCATTTACATGGCAATGACGATCGAAGGTATTGTTGCGATGCAAGCTTGCGCCCGTATTGGTGCAATTCACTCGGTCGTGTTTGGTGGATTCTCTGCTCAAGCTTTGCGTGATCGTATTGTTGACGTAGGCGCGGTAGCGGTGATCACTGCAGACGGACAGTTCCGCGGTGGTAAATCCCTGCCATTGAAGGCGATTTGCGATGAAGCGCTCTCAACTGGCGAGTGCGGCAATGTAAAACATGTCATCGTGAGCAAGCGTACCGGTACTGACGTAGCTATGACGGCTGGTCGTGATGTTTGGATGCAAGAGATCGTGGCGAATGAGGCTACTACTTGCGAGCCAGAGTGGGTCAGCGCTGAGCACCCATTATTTATTCTTTACACATCCGGTTCAACAGGTAAGCCAAAAGGTGTACAACACTCCACTGGTGGATATCTCTTGTGGGCAATTCTCACAATGAAGTGGACTTTTGATATCAAGCCTAATGATGTGTTCTGGTGTACTGCCGACATTGGCTGGGTAACAGGCCACTCCTATATTACTTATGGCCCACTCGCAGTAGGCGCCACTGAGATTGTGTTTGAAGGTGTTCCAACTTATCCAAACGCTGGCCGTTTCTGGGACATGATCCAAAAACACAAGGCAACGATTTTCTACACTGCCCCAACTGCTATCCGTTCATTGATCAAGGCATCTAGTAATGATCCAGCGGTACATCCAAAGAGTTACGACTTGTCTTCATTGCGCCTCTTGGGTTCAGTCGGCGAGCCGATCAATCCAGAAGCGTGGATGTGGTACTACGAGAATGTGGGTGGCTCACGTTGCCCAATCGCAGATACTTTCTGGCAAACCGAAACTGGTGGCCACATGATTTCACCATTGCCTGGCGCAACACCCATGATTCCGGGCTCTTGCACATTGCCATTGCCAGGTATTCAGGCTGCGATTGTGGATGAGGCTGGTGCAGACGTTCCGAATGGCCAAGGCGGTATCTTGGTTGTCAAGCGTCCATGGCCTTCCATGATTCGTACCATTTGGAATGATCCAGATCGTTTTGTGAAATCCTATTTCCCAGAAGAGTTGGGTGGTACTTTGTATTTAGCAGGTGACGGTGCAATCCGTAACAAAGAGACTGGCTACTTCACTATTACTGGTCGTATCGATGACGTGTTGAACGTTTCCGGTCACCGTATGGGCACGATGGAAATCGAATCTTGCTTGGTTGCCAACCCATTGGTTGCTGAAGCTGCCGTAGTGGGTCGTCCTGACGATATGACTGGCGAAGCAATTTGCGTATTCGTGGTGCTCAAAGGCGGTCGTCCAACTGGCGATGAGGCTAAGAAGATTGCAACTGAATTACGTAACTGGGTAGGTAAAGAGATTGGCCCAATCGCTAAACCGAAGGATGTACGTTTTGGCGATAACTTGCCTAAGACCCGTTCTGGCAAGATCATGCGTCGCTTGCTGCGCGTGATTGCTAAAGGTGAAGAGGTTACCCAAGATACTTCAACCCTTGAGAATCCAGCTATTTTGGAGCAGCTCAAAGAGTCTGTATAA
- a CDS encoding YciI-like protein codes for MIFAILLMDRPGTAELRIQVRPEHRAYLGKLADKMAFAGPLTSEDGKTTVGSLLAMDFPSKADVEAWLADEPFTKAGVYEKPVIHAFHNGWQQKVGFPPAA; via the coding sequence ATGATCTTTGCAATCCTATTAATGGATCGTCCTGGCACAGCAGAATTGCGCATTCAGGTGCGACCAGAGCATCGTGCCTATTTGGGTAAGCTTGCGGACAAGATGGCCTTTGCTGGCCCCCTGACATCTGAGGATGGCAAGACTACAGTTGGCAGCCTATTGGCCATGGATTTTCCAAGCAAGGCAGATGTTGAGGCTTGGTTAGCAGACGAGCCATTCACTAAGGCAGGCGTCTATGAAAAACCCGTTATTCATGCATTTCATAATGGGTGGCAGCAAAAAGTAGGGTTCCCACCGGCGGCCTAA
- a CDS encoding NADH dehydrogenase (Quinone) produces the protein MNHPKPSGEIKAVAVATADDLRETIRRKSKLKGRQADDVSLAEVRQLIGAAAERRDLLIENLHKLNDEYRALHDRHLVALAKEMNLPMAEVYEVATFYHHFEVVRGNDPVADITLRVCDGIACELAGAQNLLAKLPAILGNPKIKVEAAPCVGRCEQAPVAVVHQYPVLFATTDKVAAAVKNNLTTHPMAKDSASFDPAALAEKGVSPQGENQAVSPDYVGYESYRAQGGYALAKEIFEGKKDSESIVKIMESSGLRGLGGAGFPAGRKWRIVRDQVAPKLMAVNIDEGEPGTFKDRTYLERDPHRFLEGLLIAASVVGIDACYIYLRDEYHGCRELLEVELAKLKANPPFKLPLIELRRGAGAYICGEESAMIESIEGKRGEPRMRPPYIAQVGLFGRPTLEHNFETLYWVRDIVQRGPEWFSSFGRHDRKGLRSYSVSGRVKNPGVKLAPAGITIQELIDEYCGGMQDGHKFYGYLPGGASGGILPASMNDIPLDFDTLQPYGCFIGSAAVMVFGDKDKARDMALNVMHFFEHESCGQCTPCRVGTSKAAKLMQSKSWDQDTLEDLATVMVDASICGLGQAAPNPIRCIAKYFPEEVA, from the coding sequence ATGAATCATCCAAAACCCTCTGGAGAAATCAAGGCTGTTGCTGTGGCAACGGCAGATGATTTAAGGGAAACCATTCGTCGCAAAAGCAAACTCAAGGGACGTCAAGCGGATGATGTGTCCTTAGCTGAGGTGCGCCAGTTAATTGGTGCTGCAGCCGAGCGTCGTGATTTGCTCATTGAAAATTTACATAAACTCAATGATGAATATCGTGCCTTGCATGATCGTCATTTAGTTGCCCTCGCAAAAGAAATGAATTTGCCGATGGCTGAGGTCTATGAAGTCGCCACTTTCTATCATCACTTTGAAGTAGTGCGTGGCAATGATCCCGTTGCCGACATCACCTTACGTGTATGTGATGGCATTGCTTGTGAGTTGGCTGGTGCGCAAAATCTATTGGCTAAGTTACCTGCAATCCTGGGTAATCCTAAGATTAAGGTGGAGGCTGCTCCATGTGTAGGCCGTTGTGAGCAGGCTCCAGTAGCGGTTGTGCATCAGTACCCAGTTCTGTTTGCAACAACCGATAAAGTGGCTGCTGCCGTTAAAAATAACTTGACGACCCATCCAATGGCTAAAGATAGCGCGAGTTTTGATCCTGCGGCTTTGGCAGAAAAGGGTGTATCCCCGCAGGGTGAAAATCAAGCAGTTTCACCTGACTATGTGGGCTATGAGTCTTATCGCGCGCAAGGTGGTTATGCCCTAGCAAAAGAAATTTTTGAAGGTAAAAAAGATAGCGAGAGTATTGTCAAGATTATGGAAAGCTCGGGACTTCGTGGTCTTGGTGGTGCAGGCTTTCCAGCAGGACGAAAGTGGCGCATTGTTAGAGATCAAGTAGCTCCAAAGTTGATGGCAGTGAATATTGATGAAGGTGAGCCCGGCACATTTAAAGACCGTACTTATTTAGAGCGTGACCCACATCGCTTCTTAGAGGGCTTATTGATTGCGGCTAGTGTAGTTGGTATTGATGCTTGCTACATTTACTTACGTGATGAATATCACGGCTGTCGCGAATTACTCGAAGTGGAGTTAGCCAAGCTTAAAGCCAATCCTCCATTTAAGTTGCCCTTGATTGAGTTACGTCGTGGTGCTGGTGCTTACATTTGCGGTGAAGAATCTGCCATGATTGAAAGTATCGAAGGTAAGCGCGGCGAACCTCGTATGCGTCCTCCGTACATTGCGCAGGTTGGATTATTTGGTCGTCCCACACTAGAGCACAACTTTGAAACTCTCTACTGGGTGCGCGATATTGTTCAGCGTGGCCCTGAGTGGTTTAGCTCTTTTGGTCGCCACGATCGTAAAGGCTTGCGCAGCTATAGCGTTAGCGGACGCGTCAAGAACCCCGGTGTAAAGCTGGCACCAGCTGGCATCACCATTCAGGAATTGATTGATGAGTATTGCGGCGGCATGCAAGATGGCCACAAGTTTTATGGCTATCTTCCTGGTGGCGCGTCAGGCGGCATCTTGCCAGCAAGCATGAACGATATTCCACTGGACTTTGATACATTGCAGCCTTATGGCTGTTTCATTGGTTCAGCTGCAGTCATGGTATTCGGTGATAAAGACAAAGCGCGCGATATGGCGCTCAATGTCATGCACTTCTTTGAGCATGAGAGCTGCGGACAGTGCACTCCATGTCGTGTTGGCACTAGTAAGGCTGCGAAGTTAATGCAGTCCAAGTCCTGGGATCAAGACACGCTTGAAGATTTAGCAACTGTGATGGTGGATGCTTCCATCTGCGGTCTAGGTCAAGCGGCACCAAACCCCATTCGCTGTATTGCAAAATATTTCCCAGAAGAAGTTGCTTAA